The region TCCGTCGATTCCTCTTGCAGCTGCTAATGGTGCTCCATCAGGTGCATCACCTTTTAACACTAAATACATATTAGAGAAGTCTGGTGTACCAATAATAGCTGATACGATAGGCATAATAACATCGTTAACTACACTAGTCACGATCTTACCAAATGCTCCTCCAATGATAACCCCAACTGCCAAGTCCATTACATTACCTTTGACAGCGAATTCTTTAAATTCTTTTACAAATCCCATAGCCTTTATTGTTTAAGTTTTGAAGTGTTAAAAATATAACTTTTTTACTCTACAAAAAAAATTCTTTTAACGCGAAGTGCAATACTTGTTAAAATCTCATATGGTATTGTTTTTATTTCATCAGCTATAATAGTGACAGGCAGGTCTTTACCAAAAATAACGACTTCGTCATTTTCTTGACAATTTATATTTGTTACATTAATCATTAACATATCCATACATATAGATCCAGTAATCTCAGCTTTTTGCCCATTTACTAGTACATAGCCCACAGGCCCCCACGAGCGATGTACTCCATCGGCATATCCTATTGGCACAGTTGCAATACGCGTTTTTCCCTCAGCTCGAAATCTTCGACCGTATCCTACACTGTCTTTTTCTTTGATTTCTTTGATTTGCATAATGCGAGTTTTAAGCGTGCTAACATTAGTCAATTGTTGCATTTCTTCTCTATCATTACCGACTCCATACAATCCTATTCCCAATCGAACCATATCAAATTGATACTCTGAAAAGTTAAAAATTCCTGATGTATTCAGAATATGACGTATTGGATTAATACCTAATACATGTATTAATTTATCTGAGTTATGTGTAAACATCTCTATCTGTCCGAGTGTAAAGTCTGTATATTCAG is a window of Myroides oncorhynchi DNA encoding:
- the mscL gene encoding large conductance mechanosensitive channel protein MscL codes for the protein MGFVKEFKEFAVKGNVMDLAVGVIIGGAFGKIVTSVVNDVIMPIVSAIIGTPDFSNMYLVLKGDAPDGAPLAAARGIDGNVVFAYGNFITEIINFTLLALCVFLLVKGINTMKKKEAAAEEVPAGPPAPTQEDLLAEIRDLLKKQ